The Desertibacillus haloalkaliphilus genome window below encodes:
- a CDS encoding TcaA NTF2-like domain-containing protein: ELILLEGERADEVADFLLSYKEHMIESVNTGDFNKLEPYLITNNSFYHSLRRYSSDLHGERSTKELDHFDVQAVYEDEIGEIHADVDEMVTLYEHGEEKKISRKLRFELVRGGDDSLRIVT; this comes from the coding sequence GAATTAATATTACTAGAAGGCGAACGAGCAGATGAGGTTGCTGATTTCTTACTTTCATACAAGGAACACATGATTGAGTCAGTTAATACTGGTGATTTTAACAAGTTAGAACCTTATTTAATTACAAATAATAGTTTCTATCACTCTTTAAGGCGTTATTCGAGCGATTTACATGGAGAGCGCTCGACAAAAGAGTTGGATCATTTTGATGTACAAGCAGTCTATGAAGATGAAATTGGAGAAATTCATGCTGATGTTGACGAAATGGTGACATTGTACGAGCATGGTGAAGAGAAGAAGATTTCTAGGAAATTACGCTTTGAACTCGTTCGTGGCGGGGATGATTCTTTACGGATTGTAAC